In Halobacteriovorax sp. HLS, the following are encoded in one genomic region:
- a CDS encoding TadE/TadG family type IV pilus assembly protein — protein MAVKKKKNIFLLGDEKGQAIFEFVIFLPFLIFIYTAFINISSAINGSINQQKATRGYFYRVLLHDSKAPNRHTMETLASAGRNVLGPVSLGWRVKSEGDTKSYGACYKFLGFFGNGSDEECDESRSGENDSNFIKVFTFYGVCGNTYMRSTNGYFEETNFLRIGNYAPLLDSDQCVQQ, from the coding sequence CCTATTAGGTGATGAAAAAGGTCAAGCTATCTTTGAGTTTGTAATATTTCTACCGTTTCTTATTTTTATCTATACCGCATTTATAAATATCTCTAGCGCTATTAATGGATCAATTAATCAGCAAAAAGCTACACGAGGTTACTTTTACAGAGTATTACTGCACGATTCTAAGGCGCCTAATCGCCATACTATGGAAACATTAGCAAGCGCTGGAAGAAACGTTTTAGGTCCAGTCTCACTCGGCTGGAGGGTTAAGTCTGAAGGAGATACCAAGTCCTATGGAGCTTGTTATAAGTTTTTAGGTTTTTTTGGAAATGGAAGCGACGAAGAGTGTGATGAAAGTAGAAGTGGAGAAAATGACTCAAACTTTATAAAGGTATTCACCTTCTATGGTGTGTGTGGAAATACATATATGCGTTCTACGAATGGATACTTTGAAGAAACAAATTTCCTCAGGATTGGAAACTATGCACCTCTTTTAGACAGCGATCAGTGCGTTCAGCAATAA